In one window of Dromaius novaehollandiae isolate bDroNov1 chromosome W, bDroNov1.hap1, whole genome shotgun sequence DNA:
- the RIMOC1 gene encoding RAB7A-interacting MON1-CCZ1 complex subunit 1 isoform X1 encodes MAEGASAVSALRPRLAALGRRLAALRAAGGDDTFLVKGSATLEKLKDLCKEEKEKTYCSKLLQLYTQAVLDITYFEENQLVDEDFPEDYSLPKVKELICVLSEPEDLVKECNINEESTSILGLELFECLYWRKGALLYMYCHTVKERSEWLRENIGLFKKCLNNGIHYLMKMLSFRCPLQLDEDVSFQDKDTGRLLSEGMFSDTHLLAMMYSGEMCYWGLKHCGEGKQKSLEMTNPVSSRSQGASLDFRDVGKNVLTKYVAVCEGPLKGQGWNTTSAKQMLCHLRKPHS; translated from the exons ATGGCGGAGGGGGCGAGCGCCGTGTCGGCGCTGCGGCCACGGCTGGCGGCGCTGGGCCGGCGGCTGGCGGCCCTGAGGGCAGCGGGCGGCGACG ATACTTTCTTGGTAAAGGGCTCTGCTACTCTAGAGAAACTGAAGGACCTCtgtaaagaagagaaagaaaaaacatattgtTCCAAGCTTTTGCAGCTTTATACACAG GCTGTCTTAGATATTACATATTTTGAGGAAAACCAGCTCGTGGATGAAGATTTTCCAGAAGATTATTCCTTACCAAAAGTTAAAGAACTTATTTGTGTTCTTTCAGAACCAGAAGACCTAGTGAAAGAATGCAACATAAACGAAGAA TCCACCAGCATCCTTGGCCTAGAGTTATTTGAATGTCTTTACTGGAGAAAAGGAGCCCTGCTTTACATGTATTGTCACACTGTAAAAGAAAGGAGTGAATGGCTAAGGGAAAATATCGGCTTATTTAAAAAG TGTCTTAATAATGGAATTCATTACTTGATGAAGATGCTTAGCTTTAGATGCCCTCTCCAGCTAGATGAAGATGTCTCATTTCAGGATAAAGACACAGGTAGATTACTCAGTGaag GTATGTTTAGCGATACCCACTTACTAGCGATGATGTACAGTGGAGAAATGTGCTACTGGGGACTGAAACACTGTggagaagggaagcaaaaaaGCCTTGAGATGACAAATCCGGTGTCCAGCAGATCGCAGGGCGCATCACTGGATTTCCGAGACGTGGGCAAAAACGTGTTAACAAAATACGTGGCAGTATGCGAAGGACCTTTGAAAGGACAAGGGTGGAACACAACAAGCGCGAAGCAAATGCTGTGTCACCTCAGGAAACCCCACAGCTAA
- the RIMOC1 gene encoding RAB7A-interacting MON1-CCZ1 complex subunit 1 isoform X2, translating into MAEGASAVSALRPRLAALGRRLAALRAAGGDDTFLVKGSATLEKLKDLCKEEKEKTYCSKLLQLYTQAVLDITYFEENQLVDEDFPEDYSLPKVKELICVLSEPEDLVKECNINEESTSILGLELFECLYWRKGALLYMYCHTVKERSEWLRENIGLFKKCLNNGIHYLMKMLSFRCPLQLDEDVSFQDKDTGMFSDTHLLAMMYSGEMCYWGLKHCGEGKQKSLEMTNPVSSRSQGASLDFRDVGKNVLTKYVAVCEGPLKGQGWNTTSAKQMLCHLRKPHS; encoded by the exons ATGGCGGAGGGGGCGAGCGCCGTGTCGGCGCTGCGGCCACGGCTGGCGGCGCTGGGCCGGCGGCTGGCGGCCCTGAGGGCAGCGGGCGGCGACG ATACTTTCTTGGTAAAGGGCTCTGCTACTCTAGAGAAACTGAAGGACCTCtgtaaagaagagaaagaaaaaacatattgtTCCAAGCTTTTGCAGCTTTATACACAG GCTGTCTTAGATATTACATATTTTGAGGAAAACCAGCTCGTGGATGAAGATTTTCCAGAAGATTATTCCTTACCAAAAGTTAAAGAACTTATTTGTGTTCTTTCAGAACCAGAAGACCTAGTGAAAGAATGCAACATAAACGAAGAA TCCACCAGCATCCTTGGCCTAGAGTTATTTGAATGTCTTTACTGGAGAAAAGGAGCCCTGCTTTACATGTATTGTCACACTGTAAAAGAAAGGAGTGAATGGCTAAGGGAAAATATCGGCTTATTTAAAAAG TGTCTTAATAATGGAATTCATTACTTGATGAAGATGCTTAGCTTTAGATGCCCTCTCCAGCTAGATGAAGATGTCTCATTTCAGGATAAAGACACAG GTATGTTTAGCGATACCCACTTACTAGCGATGATGTACAGTGGAGAAATGTGCTACTGGGGACTGAAACACTGTggagaagggaagcaaaaaaGCCTTGAGATGACAAATCCGGTGTCCAGCAGATCGCAGGGCGCATCACTGGATTTCCGAGACGTGGGCAAAAACGTGTTAACAAAATACGTGGCAGTATGCGAAGGACCTTTGAAAGGACAAGGGTGGAACACAACAAGCGCGAAGCAAATGCTGTGTCACCTCAGGAAACCCCACAGCTAA